One part of the Enterococcus sp. DIV1094 genome encodes these proteins:
- a CDS encoding GtrA family protein: MKVYVQFKSYLESKGYWEVFIYLFFGGLATVVNFVSYAIVQQLFHLSMPVSNTISWICSVLFAFVTNKIWVFQSKSPSYTHFFIEFAKFVFYRIVSYGLDMGAMILMIKGLDMNDYVAKIITQVLVVLANYIFSKLFIFNKTEIIEEPIETNKKLED, from the coding sequence ATGAAGGTTTATGTTCAGTTTAAAAGCTATTTAGAAAGTAAAGGATATTGGGAAGTTTTTATCTATCTATTTTTTGGTGGATTAGCGACAGTTGTCAACTTTGTCAGTTACGCAATCGTGCAGCAACTCTTCCATTTATCTATGCCAGTATCAAATACGATCTCATGGATCTGTTCAGTATTATTTGCTTTTGTCACAAACAAGATTTGGGTATTCCAATCAAAATCACCGAGTTATACGCATTTTTTTATTGAGTTTGCAAAGTTTGTTTTTTATCGCATCGTTTCATATGGCCTTGATATGGGTGCGATGATCTTGATGATCAAAGGATTGGATATGAATGACTATGTGGCTAAGATCATTACGCAAGTATTAGTCGTATTGGCAAATTATATCTTTAGCAAATTATTTATTTTTAACAAGACAGAAATTATCGAAGAGCCAATAGAAACTAACAAAAAGTTAGAAGACTAG
- a CDS encoding superoxide dismutase, with translation MTYTLPDLPYAFDALEPYIDEETMHLHHDKHHNTYVTNLNAAIEKYPELGEKTVEELVSDMDAIPSDIKTAVRNNGGGHANHSFFWKIMAPNAGGEPTGAIKDAIDEAFGDFATFKEEFKKAAAGRFGSGWAWLVLEDGKLAITSTANQDSPLMEGKKPVLGLDVWEHAYYLKYKNVRPDYIEAFWNVVNWDEVNKHFAG, from the coding sequence ATGACTTACACATTACCAGATCTACCTTATGCATTTGATGCATTGGAACCATATATCGATGAAGAAACGATGCATTTGCATCATGACAAACATCACAATACTTATGTGACAAACTTAAATGCAGCGATTGAAAAATATCCTGAACTAGGTGAAAAAACTGTGGAAGAACTGGTTTCTGACATGGATGCGATCCCTTCAGATATCAAAACTGCGGTACGTAATAATGGTGGTGGACATGCAAACCATTCATTCTTCTGGAAAATCATGGCACCAAATGCTGGCGGCGAGCCAACAGGAGCAATCAAAGATGCAATCGACGAAGCATTCGGAGATTTTGCTACATTTAAAGAAGAATTCAAGAAAGCAGCAGCAGGACGTTTCGGTTCTGGTTGGGCTTGGTTAGTACTTGAAGATGGCAAACTTGCAATCACTTCTACTGCGAATCAAGATTCTCCTTTAATGGAAGGTAAAAAACCTGTCTTAGGTTTAGATGTATGGGAACATGCTTACTACTTGAAATACAAAAATGTACGCCCAGACTACATTGAAGCTTTCTGGAATGTTGTAAATTGGGATGAAGTAAACAAACATTTTGCAGGATAA
- a CDS encoding cold-shock protein: MEHGTVKWFNNEKGFGFITVDGGDDVFVHFSAIQGDGFKSLEEGQEVEFSIVEGARGPQAAEVSKL, encoded by the coding sequence ATGGAACACGGAACAGTAAAATGGTTCAACAATGAAAAAGGATTTGGGTTTATTACAGTAGACGGCGGAGACGATGTATTCGTACATTTCTCAGCAATCCAAGGCGATGGCTTCAAGAGCTTAGAAGAAGGCCAAGAAGTAGAATTCTCTATCGTTGAAGGTGCGCGCGGTCCTCAAGCTGCTGAAGTATCTAAATTATAA
- a CDS encoding helix-turn-helix domain-containing protein, giving the protein MKIYRLLEKNIKTQLKILCRMYQSETSCSIEELALFAKSDKRSVNNYCIRISELSENKCIQKQKNNYQFIGNEKDYRRLKVAIIESSSIFQIIKAVCLNSSINLSEYSARYQLSESFLRKQIGEINLLIKKYDLQLKTKRGEIFISGTEDATRYMIYTLLWEVYQGIDWPFSTINFDDVFYVMENCFKLVKQKLNKIKLIEWCFILAINLCRYSQGNTIDKDRLPAFSEELWKKFNDEIKDLKYLYSVLDLPEEELKFLFLWAQTRPSFYLRNEILLLAIKIHSKHETPIKEYQDHFYKILSAIGLSPHKINQKRSLLNATLIANGINDYFFHPKSSKKKEVTTSVQQNYPLFYDKVSQMLSELKSEKPSLQWVQLWNLFEALFIVIPPTFFDKEIKILLETDLPLSIELMYMNALQEQLKLYLKVLFINDLLLQPDLIIRTNDETVQLTILEEDIPSITLTNTSTIQVDHKLIEQIKSMFYQK; this is encoded by the coding sequence TTGAAAATTTATAGATTATTGGAAAAAAATATTAAAACCCAACTAAAAATTTTATGTAGAATGTACCAGTCGGAAACTAGCTGCTCTATAGAAGAACTCGCACTTTTTGCAAAATCTGACAAACGTTCCGTCAACAATTACTGTATTCGCATTAGCGAACTCTCAGAAAATAAATGTATTCAGAAACAAAAGAACAACTATCAGTTCATTGGCAACGAGAAAGATTATCGCCGTCTGAAAGTAGCGATCATTGAAAGCTCATCGATTTTTCAAATCATTAAAGCCGTTTGTCTCAACTCTTCGATCAATTTAAGTGAGTATTCTGCAAGATATCAACTAAGTGAATCGTTTCTAAGAAAACAAATCGGCGAGATCAATTTACTAATCAAAAAATATGATCTCCAACTCAAAACAAAAAGAGGGGAAATCTTTATTTCAGGAACCGAGGACGCCACTCGGTATATGATCTACACGCTTTTGTGGGAAGTATACCAAGGAATCGACTGGCCTTTTTCAACGATTAACTTTGACGATGTGTTTTATGTTATGGAGAATTGTTTTAAGCTTGTAAAACAAAAATTGAACAAAATCAAACTGATCGAATGGTGTTTTATTTTAGCAATTAATTTATGCCGCTATTCTCAAGGAAATACGATCGATAAGGACCGGCTTCCTGCTTTTTCAGAGGAGTTATGGAAAAAATTCAATGATGAAATAAAAGATCTCAAATACTTATATTCCGTTCTAGATCTTCCAGAAGAGGAATTAAAATTCCTATTTTTATGGGCTCAAACGCGTCCTTCATTTTATCTTAGGAATGAAATCCTTTTACTTGCTATAAAAATACATTCGAAACATGAAACCCCTATCAAAGAATATCAAGATCATTTTTATAAAATTCTATCAGCTATAGGGTTAAGTCCTCATAAAATCAATCAAAAAAGAAGCTTGCTAAATGCCACTTTGATTGCCAATGGGATCAATGATTATTTCTTTCACCCTAAGTCTAGTAAGAAAAAAGAAGTAACAACTTCTGTTCAGCAAAACTATCCGCTATTTTACGATAAAGTTTCTCAGATGTTGTCAGAGTTAAAGAGTGAGAAACCCTCCCTTCAATGGGTACAGCTTTGGAATCTGTTCGAAGCATTATTTATTGTGATTCCACCTACGTTTTTTGATAAAGAAATAAAAATACTTTTGGAAACAGACTTACCTCTAAGTATTGAGCTTATGTATATGAATGCCTTACAAGAACAATTGAAACTTTATTTGAAAGTTTTATTCATAAATGATCTTTTGCTACAACCTGATTTGATTATCCGGACAAATGATGAAACAGTTCAATTGACGATACTCGAAGAAGATATACCTTCAATTACTTTGACTAATACATCGACGATCCAAGTCGATCATAAACTGATTGAACAAATCAAAAGCATGTTTTACCAAAAATGA
- a CDS encoding LPXTG cell wall anchor domain-containing protein encodes MGGIDGQSGGAGGLGGTGGTGGAGGIGGSGGNGNGPGYGSWGDPGNGSDSDPNGILSGTRGSGTYPSGMSTNGNRTNAGQMTPKMYPKTAEHSSIATSWLGAITAMLSGLGIWKSRKNKEKE; translated from the coding sequence GTGGGCGGTATTGATGGACAAAGTGGTGGTGCAGGCGGTTTAGGTGGCACAGGCGGTACAGGTGGCGCAGGTGGTATAGGCGGTTCAGGTGGAAACGGCAATGGTCCTGGTTATGGAAGTTGGGGTGATCCAGGAAATGGTTCTGATAGTGATCCAAACGGAATCTTATCTGGAACTCGTGGATCAGGAACGTATCCTTCTGGAATGTCTACTAATGGAAATAGAACAAATGCCGGACAAATGACTCCAAAAATGTATCCTAAAACAGCCGAGCATTCGTCTATCGCAACATCTTGGTTAGGCGCAATCACAGCGATGCTTTCAGGGCTTGGTATCTGGAAATCTAGAAAAAACAAAGAAAAAGAATAA
- a CDS encoding Mur ligase family protein: MNTIKQLLSEIEGSYFEEYTELDQEVNQLEYFSGHLKRMKDYSKTMFVCITNERRQYINQMRPVKWADGNDQIKGKENQFALIVTEHPIEDPSVTTPQFIVKDSWRFLLEFANKMRQNFKKPVIAITGSAGKTSTRMMITHAFKEEKVLENRGNHNVRFAIPLYLGQLVGDFDLLNLEVSLNALNTYDTGSMSDLIQPDIAIVTSIGEAHLSSLKTTNNVAYYKSKIFDGLKENGTAIINTDMGAEELAILVQAAEKKTTDILTYSLYDTSRVVHVSSIEQKKEYCEVGVHFFDQKIKIRLSVPSSGMISNALATLIAIWKIKGDVSAYISAFETFRPLPKVLEKSFYSNEPTFTFIDDTHNASLPSMKNAIEYFKAVRPFYEGKSILVLGQIADLGNTSASIHQQVMEELTDVPADHVFGYGEHFRELFNEQSKHKQNYQWFETLPELTQSIQQQLTNDSLVLAKGSVTGSDFHEIDKYIRRFSFKEMA, encoded by the coding sequence ATGAATACGATCAAACAATTGCTTAGTGAAATCGAGGGTTCATATTTCGAAGAATATACTGAGCTAGATCAAGAGGTCAATCAACTTGAATATTTTTCAGGACATTTAAAACGTATGAAGGATTATTCTAAAACGATGTTTGTATGTATAACAAATGAGCGCCGACAATATATCAATCAGATGCGTCCAGTCAAATGGGCAGATGGAAATGATCAAATCAAAGGAAAAGAAAATCAGTTTGCTTTGATCGTCACGGAACATCCGATTGAAGACCCTTCTGTGACCACACCGCAGTTTATTGTAAAAGATAGTTGGCGTTTCTTATTGGAGTTTGCTAATAAGATGCGTCAAAACTTTAAAAAACCGGTGATTGCGATTACTGGTTCAGCTGGGAAAACATCCACACGAATGATGATTACCCATGCGTTCAAAGAGGAAAAAGTTCTAGAAAATCGGGGCAATCACAATGTGAGATTTGCGATTCCTCTTTATTTAGGTCAGCTAGTCGGTGATTTTGATTTACTGAATTTAGAAGTATCGCTCAATGCGCTCAATACCTACGATACTGGTTCAATGTCTGATTTGATACAACCTGATATAGCAATCGTTACCTCTATAGGAGAAGCCCATCTCAGTTCGTTAAAAACAACCAATAATGTGGCTTATTATAAGTCTAAAATTTTTGACGGATTAAAAGAGAACGGAACAGCGATCATCAATACTGATATGGGTGCAGAAGAATTAGCCATCCTAGTTCAAGCGGCTGAAAAGAAAACGACGGATATTTTGACTTATTCATTGTATGACACTAGTAGAGTGGTACATGTGTCATCGATTGAACAGAAGAAAGAATATTGTGAAGTAGGTGTCCATTTCTTTGATCAAAAAATCAAGATCCGCTTGAGCGTTCCTTCATCCGGTATGATTTCCAATGCATTGGCGACGCTGATTGCGATTTGGAAAATCAAGGGGGATGTTTCGGCTTATATTTCTGCTTTTGAGACATTCAGACCACTACCTAAGGTTTTAGAAAAAAGCTTTTATTCGAATGAACCAACTTTCACTTTTATTGATGATACGCACAATGCCTCGTTACCTTCTATGAAAAATGCAATCGAATACTTTAAAGCAGTTCGCCCGTTTTATGAAGGAAAGTCGATCTTAGTTTTGGGACAGATCGCTGATCTGGGGAATACTTCTGCAAGTATTCATCAACAAGTGATGGAAGAACTAACAGATGTACCAGCAGATCATGTTTTTGGCTATGGGGAACATTTCAGAGAATTATTCAACGAACAAAGTAAACATAAGCAAAACTACCAGTGGTTTGAAACGTTACCTGAGTTGACACAAAGTATCCAACAACAATTGACAAATGATAGTTTAGTCTTGGCAAAGGGATCTGTCACAGGAAGTGATTTCCATGAAATCGATAAGTATATTCGTCGTTTTTCTTTCAAAGAAATGGCGTGA
- a CDS encoding LCP family protein: protein MKRWQKVILTLLGIIVLLIGGVSAYGIKFMGEASQTVNRISKQSDRVSAKRTDRVSIDDQEPFSVLLLGLDTGGLGRTEQGRSDTMMVVTVNPQQKKSTIISLDRDIYTNIVGYGTVDKLNHAYAFGGVEMAMDSIEQLLDIPIDHYVTINLDGMKDLIDAVGGIEIDNKIDFTLDGVHVPEGKQTVDGETGLAYARMRHEDPEGDIGRQARQREVVTKIVNKVVSLDGVSNYRKLLDAAGNNVTTDLDWDDMLDIATNYTDAFKTIKQDQLKGKDATINDVYYQILGQNDLLSIQNQLKKQLEIEPSDTLPNLKNDNAYMMFYDDSENVEGDTTADSTTGDGSVYSQDTNQYGTDTYGQQSTYSEDTSQYYDPNQYNQQYYDPYSGQQNDQNTETWTGNGY, encoded by the coding sequence ATGAAGCGGTGGCAAAAAGTGATATTGACTTTATTAGGAATTATCGTACTACTCATCGGTGGAGTTTCAGCGTATGGGATCAAGTTTATGGGAGAGGCAAGCCAGACAGTCAATCGAATCTCAAAACAATCTGACCGTGTATCAGCAAAACGGACGGATCGAGTGAGTATCGATGACCAGGAACCTTTTTCAGTATTATTATTAGGATTAGACACAGGAGGGCTTGGTCGTACGGAGCAAGGTCGATCCGATACGATGATGGTCGTGACCGTCAATCCACAACAAAAAAAATCAACGATCATTAGTTTGGACCGAGATATCTATACGAACATTGTCGGTTACGGGACAGTCGATAAGTTGAATCACGCTTATGCATTTGGTGGCGTCGAGATGGCAATGGATTCGATCGAACAATTACTCGATATTCCTATTGACCATTACGTCACGATCAATCTGGATGGGATGAAAGATTTGATCGATGCAGTAGGCGGGATCGAAATCGACAATAAGATCGACTTTACGTTAGATGGTGTCCATGTACCAGAAGGCAAGCAAACAGTTGATGGTGAAACTGGCTTGGCTTATGCAAGAATGCGTCATGAGGATCCGGAAGGCGATATTGGCCGACAAGCACGTCAACGAGAAGTAGTGACAAAAATCGTCAACAAAGTAGTCAGCTTGGATGGTGTAAGTAACTACCGCAAACTTTTAGATGCAGCTGGAAACAATGTGACGACCGATTTAGATTGGGATGATATGCTTGACATTGCAACGAATTATACCGACGCTTTCAAGACGATCAAACAAGACCAACTAAAAGGAAAAGACGCGACGATCAATGATGTATACTATCAAATCTTAGGTCAAAATGATTTGCTATCGATCCAAAATCAACTGAAGAAACAATTAGAGATCGAGCCAAGTGATACGTTACCTAATTTGAAAAACGATAATGCCTATATGATGTTTTATGATGACTCAGAAAATGTTGAAGGAGATACCACTGCCGACAGCACAACTGGAGATGGATCTGTTTATTCACAAGACACTAATCAATACGGCACTGATACGTATGGTCAGCAATCAACATACTCAGAAGACACCTCTCAGTATTATGACCCAAATCAATATAACCAACAGTACTATGATCCATACAGTGGACAACAAAACGATCAAAACACAGAGACTTGGACAGGTAATGGTTATTAA
- a CDS encoding carbohydrate-binding protein has product MTSNDRVAKYNLRLLGNGQTINVTTTSLSYAFTNLKDDTEYTVEINAEDRSGNISDTAKVAFTTLADVVDPGEPGEPGEAPAWEATKVYLSGDVVSYKGALYRAKYWTQNNIPSESGLYGPWELISGTPEGGDEIAAWDANKVYVQGNRVTYNGIVYEAQYWTQNNIPSESGLYGPWKQVG; this is encoded by the coding sequence ATTACAAGCAATGACCGTGTAGCAAAATATAACTTGAGATTATTAGGGAATGGACAAACGATCAATGTCACAACTACTTCTCTTTCATACGCATTCACAAACTTAAAAGATGATACAGAATATACTGTAGAAATCAATGCAGAAGATCGTTCTGGAAATATTTCAGATACGGCAAAAGTAGCATTTACAACTTTAGCGGATGTAGTAGATCCTGGCGAGCCGGGAGAACCAGGAGAGGCTCCTGCATGGGAAGCGACAAAAGTTTACCTAAGCGGTGATGTTGTTTCTTATAAAGGTGCATTATACCGTGCCAAATATTGGACACAAAACAATATTCCAAGTGAGTCAGGTTTGTATGGTCCTTGGGAATTGATTTCAGGAACGCCAGAAGGTGGCGATGAGATTGCCGCGTGGGATGCGAATAAAGTTTATGTACAAGGAAATCGAGTGACATATAACGGTATCGTTTATGAAGCACAATATTGGACACAAAACAATATTCCAAGTGAATCTGGGTTATACGGTCCTTGGAAACAGGTTGGATAA
- a CDS encoding TspO/MBR family protein: MNRLKDYRLWVCIIGIVALGFLSGILSGNPGSYYYSLQLPAFAPPSWIFGPMWTVLYVLIGISLYFILNTQNQKHRTRLLWLFTIQLIFNLLWSAIFFNLENTLISAIDITLLMIFLTALLYHLWLHNRAAMWLTIPYYLWVFFASILNYAIFILN, translated from the coding sequence ATGAATCGATTAAAAGATTATCGTTTATGGGTTTGTATTATCGGAATCGTAGCCTTAGGTTTCTTATCTGGTATCCTTAGTGGTAACCCAGGAAGCTATTATTACTCATTACAACTCCCAGCTTTTGCACCACCTAGTTGGATTTTTGGCCCAATGTGGACAGTCCTCTATGTTTTAATTGGTATTTCATTGTACTTCATTTTAAATACACAAAATCAGAAACATCGTACTAGACTACTCTGGCTCTTTACTATCCAACTCATCTTCAACCTTTTGTGGTCGGCTATATTCTTCAATCTTGAAAATACTTTGATTTCTGCTATCGATATCACTTTATTGATGATTTTCTTAACCGCTTTGCTGTATCATTTATGGTTGCACAACCGCGCAGCAATGTGGTTGACGATCCCTTATTATTTATGGGTATTTTTCGCATCCATCTTGAATTACGCGATTTTTATTTTGAATTAA
- a CDS encoding fibronectin type III domain-containing protein — translation MKKKGLKRVLAGAALCSLLVAPLFLNEEQGAATEQTIRATPDFGVGQGIEWPEQVVAPFVDITAYTSDAELSNKGALNMAAIARETGQRFFNLGFMQARGIKNGKVDWAWGSFAGLSESDSDQWQYEGIKQSIRELREVGGDAAVSFGGLNSGAFWEVTQDEDMLYDAYMEVIQGYGFTRIDFDVEAAAMGYHENLANAKAVKRLQDATGVDVTLTLPVMPTGLISTGLAVLQAYLEAGVDLTNVNIMTMCYGSSVPDYAQGSLDAVDNTMVQLKNHYKQYAGKTLTDEQAYAKLGTTPSVGFENEQHPYFTTDMFNLVVQHAKERKIGMVSYWSMNRDAKVDGGQGQVKNQYEFLTVGQRFTDNSEMPEDTQKPSTPTNLSSDFITTQRARINWTASTDNDRIARYNLKLTGAGETVAATTMAVSHTFEKLKSNTTYTVEVIAEDRSGNLSDAATYTFTTLEESESTLPTWDPTTIYLGGERVTYEGLIYEARYWTQNDIPSESGPYGPWKLVTN, via the coding sequence ATGAAGAAAAAAGGGTTAAAAAGAGTATTAGCTGGAGCAGCTTTATGTAGTTTGCTAGTTGCACCTTTATTTTTGAATGAAGAGCAAGGGGCAGCAACAGAACAAACAATTCGCGCAACACCTGATTTTGGTGTAGGGCAAGGAATCGAGTGGCCAGAACAAGTTGTCGCACCGTTCGTGGATATCACTGCTTACACTTCAGATGCAGAGCTATCGAATAAGGGTGCCTTGAATATGGCGGCGATCGCAAGAGAAACCGGTCAACGTTTCTTTAATCTAGGATTTATGCAAGCAAGAGGAATCAAAAATGGTAAAGTTGATTGGGCTTGGGGAAGTTTTGCTGGATTAAGTGAAAGTGACAGCGATCAATGGCAATACGAAGGAATCAAACAATCGATCCGTGAATTAAGAGAAGTAGGCGGAGATGCTGCGGTATCATTCGGTGGATTGAATTCCGGTGCATTCTGGGAAGTAACGCAAGATGAAGACATGCTTTATGATGCCTACATGGAAGTGATCCAAGGGTATGGTTTTACACGCATCGATTTTGATGTAGAAGCAGCAGCAATGGGATATCACGAGAATCTAGCAAATGCAAAAGCAGTAAAACGTCTTCAAGATGCGACTGGTGTTGATGTTACTCTGACACTGCCAGTTATGCCGACAGGTTTGATTTCAACCGGCTTAGCTGTATTACAAGCATATTTAGAAGCAGGCGTGGATTTAACAAATGTTAATATCATGACGATGTGCTATGGATCTAGCGTTCCAGATTATGCACAAGGTTCATTAGATGCAGTCGATAATACAATGGTCCAACTGAAAAATCATTACAAGCAGTATGCTGGTAAAACATTGACTGATGAGCAAGCATATGCCAAGTTAGGTACAACACCTTCTGTCGGATTTGAGAATGAACAACATCCTTACTTTACAACAGACATGTTCAATCTAGTCGTACAACATGCAAAAGAACGTAAAATCGGCATGGTTTCTTACTGGTCAATGAACCGTGATGCAAAAGTAGACGGCGGGCAAGGACAAGTGAAAAATCAATATGAGTTCTTAACGGTTGGTCAAAGATTCACAGATAATTCCGAAATGCCGGAAGATACGCAAAAACCATCAACACCAACAAATCTGAGCTCAGATTTTATTACAACACAACGCGCACGTATCAATTGGACAGCATCAACAGACAATGATCGCATCGCTCGCTATAACCTAAAATTGACAGGCGCAGGCGAAACAGTTGCAGCGACAACAATGGCTGTTTCTCATACATTTGAAAAATTAAAGAGTAATACGACATATACAGTGGAAGTCATCGCGGAAGATCGTTCTGGAAATCTTTCAGATGCAGCAACCTATACTTTTACAACACTTGAAGAATCTGAATCAACTCTTCCAACTTGGGATCCTACAACGATTTACTTAGGTGGGGAACGTGTTACATACGAAGGATTGATTTATGAAGCAAGATATTGGACACAAAATGATATCCCAAGTGAATCAGGACCTTATGGCCCCTGGAAACTTGTAACTAACTAA
- a CDS encoding lytic polysaccharide monooxygenase: protein MKKFSVMMFVGIVMLGLFGFGTSGYAHGYVTSPGSRAYFGTAAAGNLNQNVGRAQWEPQSIEATKNTFIDGKIASAGVSGFEPLDEQTATRWHKSVINPGSLNITWNLTAQHRTSTWDYYMTKSGWNPNQPLKFSDFELIAKIDDKATIPPKTVNQTITVPQDRKGYNVILAVWNISDTTNAFYQVIDVNVQ, encoded by the coding sequence ATGAAAAAGTTTAGTGTTATGATGTTTGTTGGTATTGTTATGTTAGGTTTGTTTGGTTTCGGAACATCGGGTTACGCACATGGTTATGTAACATCTCCAGGTAGTCGTGCTTATTTTGGTACAGCTGCTGCAGGAAATTTAAATCAGAACGTTGGTCGTGCGCAATGGGAACCACAAAGTATTGAAGCGACTAAAAATACATTTATCGATGGTAAAATCGCTAGTGCTGGTGTCAGTGGATTTGAACCTTTGGATGAACAAACAGCAACGCGCTGGCATAAAAGTGTAATCAATCCTGGTTCATTGAATATCACTTGGAACTTGACTGCACAACACCGTACGAGTACTTGGGACTACTATATGACGAAATCAGGTTGGAATCCAAATCAACCATTGAAATTCAGCGATTTTGAATTGATTGCAAAAATCGATGATAAAGCAACGATTCCACCAAAAACAGTGAACCAAACAATCACTGTGCCTCAAGACAGAAAAGGCTACAACGTGATTTTAGCTGTTTGGAATATTTCAGATACAACAAATGCATTCTATCAAGTTATCGATGTCAACGTCCAATAG
- a CDS encoding YcjF family protein: MKKFLRKSKKNKDVIEDAVIKNEEPKLEETFEQTPEEEKEFASFFAETMKRLPQKTSAIILRSFDSSKSRAEQTLAKSKTQFDRLFEEFLKGVDEPLRKKCHATIHAASLTAAIIGCSPIPFSDAFLLVPVQLTMMGRLHKLFGQSWSESLGKSVSKELIVVSLGRSAVGNIIKVIPAVGTVAGAAINATVASTITESLGWITVKMLNDGEDIFDDVMSFKGQVQTLFTLLKRKKQMK, encoded by the coding sequence ATGAAAAAATTTTTACGAAAATCTAAGAAAAACAAAGACGTGATTGAGGACGCTGTAATCAAAAATGAAGAACCAAAATTGGAAGAAACATTCGAGCAAACACCTGAGGAAGAGAAAGAATTTGCTTCTTTTTTTGCAGAGACGATGAAAAGACTTCCTCAAAAAACATCTGCAATTATTTTACGGAGTTTTGATTCATCAAAAAGCCGAGCAGAACAAACATTAGCAAAAAGCAAAACACAATTTGATCGTCTATTTGAAGAGTTTTTAAAAGGAGTAGACGAACCATTACGGAAAAAATGTCATGCGACGATCCATGCAGCATCATTGACTGCGGCGATCATCGGTTGTTCGCCGATTCCTTTTTCGGATGCTTTCTTACTTGTACCTGTCCAGTTGACGATGATGGGACGTCTCCACAAGTTGTTCGGGCAATCGTGGTCGGAATCTTTAGGTAAAAGCGTATCAAAAGAATTGATCGTTGTTAGTCTTGGAAGAAGTGCAGTAGGCAATATCATCAAAGTCATCCCGGCGGTGGGAACAGTGGCCGGGGCTGCGATCAATGCAACCGTTGCTAGTACGATCACGGAATCCCTCGGTTGGATCACAGTAAAAATGTTGAATGATGGCGAAGATATCTTTGATGACGTGATGTCTTTCAAAGGCCAAGTGCAAACATTGTTTACTTTATTGAAACGTAAAAAGCAAATGAAATAA